From the Acidobacteriota bacterium genome, one window contains:
- a CDS encoding dienelactone hydrolase family protein translates to MRLCKVLLIPSLFALLAACAGEHSHTDRMAHEHANDEPVAADAQRAAGKVLDVESERVVYGQQGDLELSGYLARPAGSQPGEYPGLLVIHEWWGLNENIETMARMLAQEGYVALAVDLYGGEVAEDRDSARSLMQAAMTDSAAGEENLRLAHDFLESQWSVPTTGAIGWCFGGGWSLQAALLHPGELDAAIIYYGRLVTDEAILADLTTPILGLFGALDGGIPVAQVEAFEAALGKLGKAAEIHVYEDADHAFANPSGTRYQPEAARDAWYKALTFLKKNLAATG, encoded by the coding sequence ATGCGCCTGTGCAAAGTCCTGCTGATCCCGAGCCTCTTCGCCCTGCTCGCCGCCTGCGCCGGTGAGCACTCCCACACCGACCGCATGGCCCACGAGCATGCCAACGACGAGCCGGTGGCCGCCGACGCCCAGCGCGCCGCCGGAAAGGTGCTCGACGTCGAGAGCGAGCGGGTGGTCTATGGGCAGCAGGGGGACCTCGAGCTGTCGGGCTATCTCGCCCGGCCAGCCGGCAGTCAACCGGGTGAGTACCCCGGGCTGTTGGTGATCCACGAATGGTGGGGACTGAACGAGAACATCGAGACGATGGCGCGCATGCTGGCCCAGGAGGGCTATGTGGCGCTGGCCGTCGACCTCTACGGCGGCGAGGTCGCCGAGGATCGCGACTCGGCCCGCAGCCTGATGCAGGCGGCGATGACCGACAGCGCTGCCGGCGAGGAGAACCTGCGCCTGGCGCACGACTTCTTGGAGAGTCAGTGGTCGGTCCCGACCACCGGCGCCATCGGCTGGTGCTTCGGCGGCGGCTGGTCGCTACAGGCCGCCCTCCTGCACCCGGGCGAGCTCGACGCGGCGATCATCTACTACGGTCGCCTGGTGACCGACGAAGCGATCCTGGCCGATCTCACAACGCCCATCCTCGGCCTCTTCGGAGCCCTCGACGGGGGCATTCCGGTCGCTCAGGTCGAAGCCTTCGAGGCCGCCCTCGGGAAGCTCGGCAAGGCCGCCGAGATCCACGTCTATGAAGACGCCGACCATGCCTTCGCCAATCCCTCCGGCACGCGCTATCAGCCGGAAGCGGCGCGCGACGCCTGGTACAAGGCCCTCACTTTCCTGAAGAAAAACCTCGCCGCCACGGGCTGA
- the lepB gene encoding signal peptidase I encodes MSTPPEPAAPTVESSAEAPSKLRSFWTEWIRPFLVVLLVVFSFRSAVADWNDVPTGSMRPTILEGERIFVNKLAYDLKVPFTRVRLLEWDDPQRGDVVVLYSPAGKKKRLVKRVVGLPGDRISMINGRVQINGELASYRPFGPEEHELALGLDQEVLLDDGQVFWETMENDESHPVIWREMDAGFGRRARFRTFGPTVVPEGSYFVMGDNRDNSSDSRAFGFVDRTLIVGEATTVVFSLDPERHRAPRWSRFFLGLP; translated from the coding sequence ATGAGCACTCCCCCCGAACCCGCCGCTCCGACCGTCGAGTCCAGCGCCGAGGCGCCGTCGAAATTGCGCAGCTTCTGGACCGAGTGGATCCGGCCCTTCCTGGTCGTTTTGCTGGTGGTCTTCTCGTTCCGCTCGGCGGTGGCCGACTGGAACGACGTGCCCACCGGCTCGATGCGGCCGACCATCCTCGAAGGGGAGCGCATCTTCGTCAACAAGCTGGCCTACGACCTCAAGGTGCCCTTCACCCGCGTCCGGCTGCTCGAGTGGGACGACCCGCAGCGTGGCGATGTGGTGGTGCTCTACTCGCCGGCGGGCAAGAAGAAGCGCCTGGTCAAGCGGGTGGTGGGCCTGCCCGGGGATCGCATCTCGATGATCAACGGTCGGGTGCAGATCAACGGCGAGCTGGCCTCCTATCGACCCTTCGGGCCGGAGGAGCACGAGCTCGCCCTGGGCCTCGACCAGGAAGTGCTGCTCGACGACGGCCAGGTCTTCTGGGAGACCATGGAGAACGACGAGAGTCACCCGGTGATCTGGCGTGAGATGGACGCCGGCTTCGGGCGGCGCGCCCGCTTCCGCACCTTCGGACCCACGGTGGTGCCCGAAGGCAGCTACTTCGTGATGGGCGACAATCGCGACAACAGCAGCGACTCACGCGCCTTCGGATTTGTCGACCGCACCCTGATCGTGGGCGAGGCCACGACGGTGGTGTTCTCCCTCGATCCGGAGCGCCATCGCGCCCCCCGCTGGAGCCGTTTCTTCCTCGGTTTGCCGTAA
- the pgl gene encoding 6-phosphogluconolactonase has product MVPFAAGPPRDELVVVATSPELASAAAAAIAADLRRAVADRGAASLVLAGGSTPRPVYELLAAAELPWDRIELFFGDERCVPPDHDDSNFAMVETCLLRALPGPPPAVHRIRGELGPRAAARAYDQVLRKHCEARGGWDVVLLGLGEDGHTASLFPAALPTEDGRLAAEGRAPVVPHERVTFTLRGLASCRQVVFLARGASKLPALRSVLASSPAQSGVPPAALVAGRRRWFVDLAALTGVS; this is encoded by the coding sequence GTGGTGCCCTTCGCGGCGGGTCCTCCTCGGGATGAGCTGGTGGTGGTCGCGACCAGCCCCGAGCTCGCTTCGGCGGCGGCCGCGGCGATCGCCGCAGACCTGCGCCGGGCGGTGGCCGATCGTGGCGCCGCCTCCCTGGTACTCGCCGGAGGATCGACGCCGCGCCCGGTGTACGAGCTGCTGGCCGCGGCGGAGCTGCCCTGGGATCGCATCGAGCTCTTCTTCGGCGACGAGCGTTGCGTCCCTCCGGACCATGACGACAGCAACTTCGCCATGGTCGAGACCTGTCTTCTCAGAGCCTTGCCGGGCCCGCCGCCGGCGGTTCATCGCATCCGCGGCGAGCTCGGGCCGCGCGCCGCGGCGCGCGCCTACGACCAGGTGCTCCGCAAGCACTGCGAGGCCCGTGGCGGTTGGGACGTGGTTCTGCTCGGCCTGGGGGAGGACGGCCACACGGCGTCGCTGTTCCCGGCAGCTTTGCCGACCGAGGATGGTCGGCTGGCGGCGGAGGGGCGAGCGCCGGTGGTGCCGCACGAGCGGGTGACCTTCACTCTGCGAGGGTTGGCGTCTTGCCGGCAGGTGGTGTTCTTGGCGCGCGGTGCGAGCAAGCTGCCGGCGCTGCGCTCCGTGCTGGCGTCCTCGCCGGCGCAGAGTGGCGTCCCGCCGGCGGCGCTGGTGGCCGGGCGGCGGCGCTGGTTCGTCGACCTCGCCGCCCTCACCGGCGTTTCGTAG